One genomic segment of Primulina tabacum isolate GXHZ01 chromosome 9, ASM2559414v2, whole genome shotgun sequence includes these proteins:
- the LOC142504369 gene encoding uncharacterized protein LOC142504369 gives MNPMKSIQVLEHLREKINKEFFEGIEEKVWRKLQGWQSPPAGVIKVNVDAFVITSLEYFGVGLVGRDSSGAILFADRSPTLTQSSVSSQSLQINQLEGYSATNSSHGYFEAEADSFRKALSTGDLQGVNLAPRSLQYSSGGMASESSIIESMNRASPYSPEEKKERIERYRSKKNLRNFNKKIKYECRKTLADSRPRIRGRFARNDELEKTTQEDHDEDDDNWIHFLDAFSSNM, from the exons ATGAATCCTATGAAGTCTATCCAGGTCTTAGAGCATTTACGGGAAAAAATAAACAAAGAATTTTTTGAGGGAATTGAGGAGAAAGTCTGGCGCAAATTGCAGGGATGGCAATCACCACCTGCTGGAGTCATTAAAGTCAATGTGGATGCATTTGTTATCACTTCTTTGGAGTACTTTGGCGTGGGATTAGTTGGCAGAGACAGTAGTGGAGCTATCTTATTCGCTGATCGAAG TCCGACTTTAACCCAGAGCAGCGTTAGTAGCCAGTCTCTGCAGATAAACCAGCTGGAAGGCTACTCTGCCACGAATTCTTCGCATGGCTACTTTGAAGCCGAGGCTGATTCTTTCAGGAAAGCGTTGAGCACCGGTGATCTGCAG GGCGTAAACTTGGCACCACGAAGCCTGCAATATTCAAGTGGCGGAATGGCAAGCGAGAGCAGTATAATAGAAAGCATGAATAGAGCGAGCCCGTACAGTCCAGaggagaaaaaagaaagaattgAGAGGTACAGAAGCAAGAAAAATCTCAGGAATTTCAACAAGAAGATTAAG TACGAATGTAGGAAGACTTTAGCAGACAGTCGGCCACGCATCCGGGGAAGATTCGCGAGGAACGATGAATTAGAGAAGACGACACAAGAAGATCATGACGAAGACGATGATAATTGGATCCATTTTCTTGATGCATTTTCATCAAATATGTAA